Proteins from one Pseudomonas bijieensis genomic window:
- a CDS encoding PspA/IM30 family protein produces the protein MTQSIWSKLFTALRGGANEVGESIVDQQALRILDQEIRDADSALANAKRELVTIMAKHKLATDRVGEYNAKIKDLEAKALAAIQANREDLALEVAEAISTLTNELDAEQKHATEFGGYADNMRKDITKAESRIKSLRQQVDMAKARESVQKAQVSASIASGGANGKLETAVGTLNRLQAKQQQRAAELQAQDELAEASTGSDLERKLRDAGITPNEGSANAILERLKKKSAE, from the coding sequence ATGACTCAGTCCATCTGGAGCAAGTTGTTCACCGCACTGCGTGGCGGCGCCAACGAAGTCGGCGAATCGATCGTCGACCAACAGGCCCTGCGCATCCTCGACCAGGAAATTCGCGACGCCGACAGCGCGCTGGCCAATGCCAAGCGTGAGCTGGTCACCATCATGGCCAAGCACAAGCTGGCGACTGATCGCGTGGGTGAATACAACGCCAAGATCAAGGACCTGGAAGCCAAGGCCCTGGCCGCGATCCAGGCCAACCGCGAGGACCTGGCGCTGGAAGTGGCTGAAGCCATTTCGACCCTGACCAACGAACTGGACGCCGAGCAAAAGCACGCGACCGAATTCGGCGGTTACGCGGACAACATGCGTAAAGACATCACCAAGGCCGAAAGCCGCATCAAGAGCCTGCGTCAGCAAGTGGACATGGCCAAGGCGCGCGAAAGCGTGCAGAAGGCCCAGGTCAGTGCTTCGATCGCCAGTGGTGGCGCCAATGGCAAGCTGGAAACCGCCGTCGGTACGCTCAACCGTCTGCAAGCCAAGCAACAGCAACGCGCCGCTGAGCTGCAAGCCCAGGACGAACTGGCCGAGGCTTCGACCGGCTCCGACCTGGAGCGCAAGCTGCGCGATGCCGGCATCACGCCGAACGAAGGCAGCGCCAATGCGATCCTGGAACGCTTGAAGAAAAAATCGGCTGAGTAA
- a CDS encoding ion channel: MSIFLLLRSYASSFFHRFGWAGLAIALGVHLSTAWIGLVLIGEQHLIAAATFTYFYLTTTLTVGYGDLAPQTAAGRVFVATWVMLGGIALLTAAIGKTTSSVIDVWRKGMKGKGDFTGKVGHTVLIGWEGASSERVIELLLQDETSNDNLIVICDCDLEENPMPGKTSFIKGDSLSSVALLQRAGVPGAERVLVRTHSDDLTLATVLAVNQLGPVGHVVAHFNDSEIAALASAYAPSLECTSSMAIEMLVRASQDPGSSVVINELLCVGQGATQYLMKLPEAFEATFGELYNRMKEQHNATLIGYRAKGARHPSINPPGATRVVGGELFYIASTRLKEISHGVV; the protein is encoded by the coding sequence ATGTCGATTTTCCTTTTGTTGCGCTCGTACGCTTCGTCCTTCTTCCATCGGTTCGGCTGGGCGGGACTGGCCATTGCGTTGGGCGTGCACCTGTCTACGGCCTGGATCGGGCTGGTGCTGATAGGCGAGCAACACCTGATCGCCGCCGCCACGTTTACCTACTTCTATCTCACCACCACGCTCACCGTCGGCTATGGCGATCTCGCGCCACAGACAGCAGCGGGACGGGTGTTCGTGGCTACCTGGGTCATGCTCGGGGGTATCGCGCTGCTGACGGCAGCCATCGGCAAAACCACCAGCAGCGTCATCGATGTATGGAGAAAAGGCATGAAGGGAAAGGGCGATTTCACCGGCAAGGTCGGCCACACGGTTCTCATCGGTTGGGAGGGCGCCTCCAGCGAGCGGGTCATTGAATTGCTGCTGCAGGACGAAACCTCCAATGACAACCTGATCGTCATCTGCGATTGCGATCTCGAAGAAAACCCCATGCCCGGCAAGACCTCGTTCATCAAGGGCGACAGCTTGTCCTCCGTCGCACTGCTACAGCGTGCCGGCGTGCCTGGCGCCGAACGCGTGCTGGTGCGAACCCATTCCGACGACCTGACCTTGGCCACCGTACTGGCGGTCAATCAATTGGGCCCCGTCGGGCATGTGGTCGCCCACTTCAATGACAGCGAAATCGCCGCCCTCGCCAGCGCCTACGCGCCGAGCCTGGAATGCACCTCCAGCATGGCCATCGAAATGTTGGTGCGTGCCTCCCAGGATCCGGGCTCGTCAGTGGTCATCAATGAATTGCTCTGCGTAGGTCAAGGCGCTACCCAGTACCTGATGAAGCTGCCCGAGGCGTTCGAGGCGACGTTCGGCGAGCTCTATAACCGGATGAAAGAGCAGCACAACGCTACGCTTATCGGCTACCGCGCCAAGGGCGCCCGACACCCGTCGATCAACCCGCCCGGCGCTACGCGTGTCGTGGGCGGAGAACTCTTCTACATCGCCTCCACGCGTCTGAAGGAAATTTCCCATGGGGTGGTTTAA
- a CDS encoding DUF2491 family protein — protein sequence MGWFKQLMGLEAPNANTTASHGAPISGPLGLASGKQVMFDSTLKLLLDGNSTVVIPGSQQIWSLGIVDLGQSNWLTRCYMNDEDYWLQVHTSGDIAGQVESVILFNYLSYVTLNSEAELRRLAGPESLIGLPTYTHNGVEYTREWGTEAGQTELVGLSERVSNPDESYSVEHRSMLYARDTGLTDRREFLLFSVEEDAEGSVSLSTSLGISLYTTDLNTL from the coding sequence ATGGGGTGGTTTAAACAATTGATGGGGCTCGAGGCCCCGAACGCGAACACGACAGCTAGCCATGGCGCGCCGATCAGCGGGCCGCTGGGCCTGGCCTCCGGCAAACAGGTCATGTTCGATTCCACACTCAAGTTGTTGCTCGATGGCAACAGCACCGTGGTCATTCCCGGTTCTCAACAGATCTGGAGCCTGGGCATCGTCGACCTCGGGCAATCGAACTGGTTGACACGCTGTTACATGAACGACGAAGACTACTGGCTGCAAGTGCACACCAGCGGCGACATCGCCGGGCAGGTCGAGTCGGTGATCCTGTTCAACTACCTCAGCTACGTCACCCTCAACAGTGAAGCGGAATTGCGCCGGCTGGCCGGCCCTGAAAGCCTGATCGGCCTGCCGACCTACACCCACAACGGCGTCGAGTACACCCGCGAATGGGGCACCGAGGCGGGCCAGACCGAACTGGTGGGGTTGAGCGAACGCGTGAGCAATCCGGACGAGTCCTACAGTGTCGAGCACCGTTCGATGCTGTACGCCCGCGATACCGGCCTGACGGATCGCCGGGAGTTCCTGCTGTTCTCCGTCGAAGAGGACGCCGAAGGCTCCGTCAGTCTGAGCACTTCGCTGGGTATTTCGCTGTACACCACTGACCTGAACACTCTTTGA
- a CDS encoding DUF350 domain-containing protein — MLEALSISLNKAAVFGFVLYILGAAVLFALFQFIYIHVTPHKEFELIRSGNVAAAIALSGALIGFAIPASNVIAYSISMLDFVVWAVIAAVVQLLAFLVTSLVLKGASARIKNGEIAAGIYIAAVAISVGMLNAACMTPSTN; from the coding sequence ATGCTTGAAGCGCTCTCCATTTCCCTGAACAAGGCCGCCGTGTTCGGCTTCGTTTTGTATATCCTCGGCGCCGCCGTGCTGTTCGCACTGTTTCAGTTCATCTACATCCATGTCACGCCGCACAAAGAGTTCGAACTGATCCGCTCGGGCAACGTGGCTGCGGCCATCGCCCTGAGCGGTGCCCTCATCGGTTTTGCCATCCCGGCCAGCAACGTGATTGCCTACTCGATCAGCATGCTGGACTTCGTCGTCTGGGCGGTGATCGCCGCTGTCGTTCAGTTGTTGGCGTTCCTGGTGACCAGCCTGGTGCTCAAGGGCGCTTCGGCGCGCATCAAGAACGGTGAAATCGCCGCCGGTATCTACATCGCCGCCGTGGCCATCAGCGTCGGCATGTTGAACGCCGCGTGCATGACGCCTTCCACGAACTGA
- a CDS encoding DUF1190 domain-containing protein, giving the protein MKRSKYVQLSLAASVALAISGCGPTEKTYKLQKKYNFQSVQQCVDEKLPVDICADAYMTAMSEHRRIAPTYASQADCDADFVPDWCQQDSAGQFIPKLGGFELSADGEVTQSQVDAARAQLPASEANVGGSGFSNLLTGLLIGNMLSGNRNSYYSEPVYRYRDDRGDYGSSTLSQRVSSGSTFTKSNQARYGSYTDSIKSSKAMSVASSTSRGGFGSKSSARSGWGGSSSSGG; this is encoded by the coding sequence ATGAAACGAAGCAAGTACGTTCAGCTTTCGCTGGCCGCGTCGGTCGCCCTGGCGATATCCGGCTGCGGGCCGACGGAAAAAACCTACAAGTTGCAGAAGAAGTACAACTTCCAGTCCGTGCAGCAATGTGTCGATGAAAAGCTGCCGGTGGACATTTGCGCCGACGCCTACATGACCGCCATGAGCGAGCATCGTCGCATCGCGCCGACGTACGCCAGCCAGGCTGATTGCGATGCCGACTTTGTCCCCGATTGGTGCCAGCAGGACTCGGCCGGCCAGTTCATCCCCAAGCTGGGTGGATTTGAGCTGAGCGCCGATGGCGAGGTCACGCAATCCCAGGTCGACGCCGCCCGGGCCCAATTGCCGGCTTCGGAAGCGAACGTCGGTGGTTCGGGCTTCAGCAACCTGCTGACCGGGCTGTTGATCGGCAACATGCTGAGCGGCAACCGCAACAGCTATTACTCCGAACCGGTCTACCGTTACCGCGATGATCGTGGCGACTACGGTTCCTCGACGCTCAGCCAGCGGGTTTCCAGCGGCTCGACCTTCACCAAGTCCAACCAGGCGCGGTATGGCAGCTATACCGATTCCATCAAGAGCAGCAAAGCGATGTCCGTCGCTTCCTCCACGTCTCGCGGTGGCTTCGGTAGCAAGTCCAGCGCCCGCAGCGGTTGGGGTGGTTCGAGCAGCTCCGGCGGTTGA
- a CDS encoding glutathionylspermidine synthase family protein: MKKIHCAERHDWKQTAEQLGFLFHTIDNEPYWDESAYYQFTLRQIEDDLEDPTTEIHDMCMDLVARVVQSEELLERLSIPAPFFDLVRTSWLEGHPHLYGRMDFSYNGSGPAKLLELNYDTPTSLYEAAAFQWGWLEQCIERGLLPKHADQFNSIDTKLHQAFAQLQLKEPFYFASMKGSVEDKGTTDYLRLIAEKVGIESRHIDIEDIGLNSDGRFVDLEERWIPHLFKLHAWEFIFHEPFGEAIAHCDTQFFEPAWKSIISNKGILPLLWEFNKGHPNLLAAHLDTDTSKAVPKGWVRKPFFSREGANIELQTADGLIVKEDGPYTDAPFILQEFAPLPKFDDSYTLIGSWVIGDQAAGIGVREDNSLITKDSSRFLPHLILD; encoded by the coding sequence ATGAAGAAGATCCATTGCGCCGAACGTCATGACTGGAAACAGACCGCCGAACAGCTCGGCTTTCTGTTCCACACCATCGATAACGAACCCTATTGGGACGAAAGCGCGTACTACCAGTTCACCCTCAGGCAGATCGAGGACGACCTGGAAGACCCGACCACCGAGATCCATGACATGTGCATGGACCTCGTGGCCCGCGTGGTACAAAGCGAAGAGCTGTTGGAGCGCCTGAGCATTCCCGCGCCGTTCTTCGACCTGGTGCGCACTTCATGGCTCGAAGGCCACCCGCACCTGTATGGGCGCATGGATTTCTCCTACAACGGCAGCGGCCCGGCCAAGTTGCTGGAGCTCAACTACGACACGCCGACCAGCCTCTATGAAGCCGCGGCGTTTCAGTGGGGCTGGCTGGAGCAATGCATCGAGCGCGGCTTGCTGCCCAAGCATGCCGACCAGTTCAACAGCATCGACACCAAGCTGCACCAGGCCTTTGCCCAGTTGCAGCTCAAGGAACCGTTTTACTTCGCTTCGATGAAAGGCTCGGTGGAGGACAAAGGCACCACGGATTACTTGCGGCTGATCGCGGAGAAAGTCGGTATCGAATCGCGGCACATCGATATCGAAGACATCGGCCTCAACAGTGACGGGCGTTTCGTCGACCTGGAGGAACGCTGGATTCCGCACCTGTTCAAGCTGCACGCCTGGGAGTTCATCTTCCACGAGCCGTTTGGTGAAGCGATTGCCCACTGTGATACGCAGTTTTTCGAGCCGGCCTGGAAGTCGATCATCTCCAACAAAGGCATCCTGCCGTTGCTGTGGGAATTCAACAAAGGCCACCCGAACCTGCTCGCGGCCCACCTGGATACCGACACCAGCAAAGCCGTGCCCAAGGGCTGGGTGCGCAAGCCGTTCTTTTCCCGGGAAGGCGCCAACATCGAGCTGCAAACAGCGGATGGCCTGATCGTCAAAGAAGACGGGCCCTACACCGACGCGCCGTTCATTCTCCAGGAATTCGCGCCGCTGCCGAAGTTCGACGACAGCTACACGCTGATCGGTTCCTGGGTCATCGGCGACCAGGCGGCGGGCATTGGCGTGCGGGAAGACAACAGCTTGATCACCAAGGATTCGAGCCGGTTCTTGCCGCATCTGATCCTCGACTGA
- a CDS encoding phosphatidate cytidylyltransferase yields MDRYTLMLFGGIGAILVLASLIGFILKLRTKGAPNSVIDNLNARINAWWIMVLVIGIAFWLGNAAVILLFYAVSFYALREFLTLTPTRRSDYPALVAAFYLALPLQYLLIYYDWYGLFSIFIPVYVFLLLPILASLGGDSTHFLERASKVQWGLMIAVFCISFVPALLTLDIAGFEGRNLLLIAYLVIVVQLSDVLQYVCGKLFGKHKIAPNLSPSKTVEGFAGGIFLASLIGGALWWITPFNPWQSFLIALLINLLGFAGGIVMSAIKRDRGVKDWGHMIEGHGGMLDRLDSVCFAAPIFFHLVRYWWT; encoded by the coding sequence ATGGATCGATATACCCTGATGTTATTTGGCGGGATCGGCGCGATTCTGGTGCTGGCTTCGCTGATTGGTTTCATTCTCAAGCTGCGCACCAAAGGCGCGCCAAACTCGGTCATCGACAACCTCAACGCGCGGATCAACGCCTGGTGGATCATGGTGCTGGTGATCGGCATTGCGTTCTGGCTCGGCAACGCGGCGGTGATTCTGTTGTTCTACGCGGTGTCGTTCTACGCCCTGCGCGAGTTCCTCACCCTGACGCCGACCCGGCGCAGTGATTATCCGGCCCTGGTGGCAGCGTTCTACCTGGCGCTGCCGCTGCAATACCTGCTGATCTACTACGACTGGTACGGGCTGTTTTCGATCTTCATCCCGGTGTACGTGTTCCTGCTGCTGCCGATCCTGGCGTCCTTGGGTGGCGACAGTACGCACTTCCTGGAGCGCGCTTCCAAGGTCCAGTGGGGGCTGATGATCGCGGTGTTCTGCATCTCCTTCGTGCCCGCCCTGCTGACGCTGGACATCGCCGGTTTCGAAGGGCGCAACCTGTTGCTGATCGCGTACCTGGTGATCGTGGTGCAGCTGTCGGATGTGTTGCAGTACGTGTGCGGCAAGCTGTTCGGCAAACACAAGATCGCGCCGAACCTGTCGCCCTCGAAAACCGTGGAGGGGTTTGCCGGCGGCATTTTCCTGGCCTCGCTGATCGGTGGCGCGCTGTGGTGGATCACGCCGTTCAATCCGTGGCAGTCGTTCCTCATCGCCTTGCTGATCAACCTGCTGGGCTTTGCCGGCGGCATCGTCATGTCAGCGATCAAACGCGACCGCGGTGTGAAGGACTGGGGCCACATGATCGAAGGCCACGGTGGCATGCTCGACCGGTTGGACTCGGTGTGCTTCGCCGCGCCGATCTTCTTCCATCTGGTTCGGTACTGGTGGACCTGA
- a CDS encoding lysophospholipid acyltransferase family protein, with product MFESVVANLITSAARMVTGARSLWLGCAPTQVQRIYFANHSSHGDFVLLWASLPPALRKLTRPVAGADYWQTSPVRRYIINRVFNGVLVDRERKDPSYNPLQPMLEALENGDSLIIFPEGTRNPDEGLLPFKSGIYHLMKAHPEVEVIPVWIANLNRVMPKGRVLPLPLLCTTSFGAPLCIEEGESKEQFLERSRAALLALAPEHV from the coding sequence ATGTTCGAATCCGTGGTCGCCAACCTCATCACCTCCGCCGCCCGCATGGTCACCGGTGCTCGCAGCCTGTGGCTCGGCTGTGCGCCGACGCAGGTGCAGCGGATCTACTTCGCCAACCACAGCAGCCACGGTGACTTCGTGTTGCTCTGGGCCTCGCTGCCGCCGGCGTTGCGCAAGCTGACCCGGCCGGTCGCCGGTGCCGACTATTGGCAGACCAGCCCGGTGCGGCGCTACATCATCAACCGAGTGTTCAACGGTGTGCTGGTGGACCGCGAACGCAAGGATCCTTCGTACAACCCATTGCAGCCAATGCTCGAAGCCCTGGAGAACGGCGACTCGCTGATCATCTTCCCCGAGGGCACGCGCAACCCCGACGAAGGCTTGCTGCCGTTCAAGAGCGGGATCTATCACTTGATGAAGGCTCATCCCGAGGTCGAGGTGATCCCGGTGTGGATCGCCAACCTCAACCGCGTCATGCCCAAAGGCCGGGTCTTGCCTCTGCCGCTGTTATGCACCACCAGTTTCGGCGCGCCGCTGTGCATCGAAGAAGGTGAAAGCAAAGAGCAATTTCTTGAACGCAGCCGCGCCGCGCTGCTGGCACTGGCCCCGGAGCACGTCTGA
- a CDS encoding phosphatase PAP2/dual specificity phosphatase family protein, whose protein sequence is MSAVIAPAREPALLKPAVLWLLLLAPLFFSTYGFATWVTSQRDDVGTLVFAWESHMPFMAWTIVPYWSIDLLYGLSLLLPTSRVELKRHALRLLTAQVIAVSCFLLWPLRFTFPRPEMDGVFGWLFEVLAGFDKPFNQAPSLHIALLVVLWVCYQRHLQGFWRWLMHGWFALIGVSVLTTYQHHFIDLPTGALAGWLCVWLWPLDRPSPLLSARLATDPARRRLALRYGLGAAALFIPAFALGGAWLWLIWPAVAVLMVALNYLVFGADGFQKRVDGRLSPAARWLLAPYLAAAWINSRWWTRQHPQPDQVADNVWLGRIPTPMELKDSAFSGVLDLCAELSMDSTGVAYRSLPVLDLTAPTTEQCLKAAEAIESLRQRGPVLVCCALGYSRSATAVVAWLLHSGRAANVDAAIVQIQRVRPRIVLHAAHRRALEPLSTSRENVHDH, encoded by the coding sequence ATGAGCGCCGTCATCGCTCCGGCCCGCGAGCCCGCACTGCTGAAACCGGCAGTGCTGTGGCTGCTGTTGCTGGCGCCGCTGTTCTTCAGCACCTATGGCTTCGCCACCTGGGTCACCTCCCAGCGTGACGACGTCGGCACGCTGGTGTTCGCCTGGGAAAGCCACATGCCGTTCATGGCCTGGACCATCGTGCCGTACTGGTCGATCGATCTGCTGTACGGCCTGTCCCTGCTGTTGCCCACCAGCCGTGTCGAACTCAAGCGCCACGCCTTGCGCCTGCTCACGGCCCAGGTGATTGCGGTCAGCTGCTTTCTGCTCTGGCCGCTGCGCTTTACCTTCCCCCGGCCGGAAATGGACGGGGTGTTCGGTTGGTTGTTCGAGGTGCTGGCGGGGTTCGACAAGCCGTTCAACCAGGCGCCATCGCTGCACATCGCGTTGCTGGTGGTGCTGTGGGTCTGTTATCAGCGGCATCTACAGGGGTTCTGGCGCTGGCTGATGCACGGGTGGTTCGCACTGATTGGTGTGTCGGTGCTGACCACTTATCAACATCACTTCATTGACCTGCCCACGGGGGCGTTGGCCGGTTGGTTGTGTGTGTGGTTATGGCCGTTGGATCGGCCGAGCCCGCTGCTGAGTGCGCGTCTGGCGACAGACCCTGCCCGCCGGCGATTGGCGCTGCGTTATGGCTTGGGCGCGGCGGCGCTGTTCATCCCGGCGTTTGCCTTGGGCGGCGCGTGGCTCTGGTTGATCTGGCCGGCGGTGGCGGTGCTCATGGTGGCGCTGAATTACCTGGTGTTCGGTGCCGACGGTTTCCAGAAGCGTGTCGATGGCCGCTTGAGCCCGGCGGCGCGCTGGTTGCTGGCGCCTTATCTGGCGGCGGCGTGGATCAATTCCCGCTGGTGGACGCGCCAACATCCGCAACCGGATCAAGTAGCGGATAACGTCTGGCTCGGGCGCATTCCCACGCCGATGGAGCTGAAGGACAGCGCGTTTAGCGGGGTGCTCGACCTCTGCGCAGAACTGTCCATGGACAGCACGGGGGTTGCCTATCGCTCGCTACCGGTGCTCGACCTGACGGCGCCGACCACCGAGCAATGCCTGAAAGCGGCGGAGGCCATCGAAAGCCTTCGTCAGCGCGGGCCGGTGCTGGTCTGCTGCGCCTTGGGCTATTCCCGTAGCGCAACTGCCGTGGTCGCCTGGTTGTTGCACAGTGGTCGGGCAGCGAATGTTGATGCGGCTATCGTGCAAATCCAGCGCGTTCGCCCGCGCATTGTCTTGCATGCGGCGCATCGTCGGGCGTTGGAGCCGTTATCCACAAGCCGGGAGAATGTCCATGATCACTGA
- a CDS encoding bifunctional alpha/beta hydrolase/class I SAM-dependent methyltransferase — protein sequence MREAQELTFTTHDGVELFYRHWPAVNASAGEPRQAVLLFHRGHEHSGRIAHLVDELDLPGFDFFAWDARGHGQSPGARGDSPSFATSARDVQTFCDHIGATHQIDESNIAVVAQSVGAVIASTWVHDYAPRIRSLVLASPAFKVKLYVPFARPGLALMRKFRGNFFVNSYVKAKFLSHDPERVASYDSDPLITKAISVNVLLGLYEAADRVVADAQAIQVPTQLLISGSDFVVHRKPQEQFFDRLGSLHKEKHILPGFFHDTLGEKNRAPAIASARRFILQNFARPLERPSLLDADRLGVTCAEAETLATPLPHNSLRDLYWRMTRASMRFGSKLSAGVKLGFDTGFDSGSTLDYVYRNRPTGTSAVGKMIDQNYLNSIGWRGIRQRKVHVEELLRLAMGELRAQDREVRIVDIAAGHGRYILEALQGVSPLPESILLRDYSDINVRDGSALILEKGLGDIARFVKGDAFDRQDLAALQPKPTLAVVSGLYELFADNQMVGGSLAGLAEAVEPGGFLVYTGQPWHPQLELIARALTSHRAGQAWVMRRRTQAEMDQLVEAAGFRKITLRVDEWGIFSVSLAQRVQ from the coding sequence ATGCGCGAAGCCCAGGAACTGACGTTCACCACCCACGATGGCGTGGAGTTGTTCTACCGGCACTGGCCGGCTGTCAATGCCTCTGCGGGTGAACCCCGCCAGGCCGTGTTGTTGTTTCACCGCGGGCATGAACACTCCGGGCGCATTGCGCACCTGGTGGATGAGCTGGATTTGCCCGGCTTCGACTTTTTTGCCTGGGACGCACGGGGCCATGGCCAGTCGCCGGGCGCGCGCGGCGACAGCCCGAGCTTTGCCACCAGTGCGCGGGATGTGCAGACCTTCTGCGATCACATCGGCGCCACGCATCAGATCGACGAGTCGAACATCGCCGTGGTCGCGCAAAGCGTCGGGGCGGTGATCGCATCGACCTGGGTCCACGATTACGCACCGCGCATCCGTTCGCTGGTGCTGGCCTCGCCGGCGTTCAAGGTCAAGCTCTACGTGCCGTTCGCTCGTCCGGGCCTGGCACTGATGCGCAAGTTTCGCGGCAATTTTTTCGTCAACAGTTACGTCAAGGCGAAGTTCCTCAGCCATGACCCGGAACGGGTGGCGTCCTACGACAGCGATCCGCTGATCACCAAGGCGATTTCGGTGAACGTACTGCTGGGCCTGTACGAAGCCGCCGACCGCGTGGTGGCCGACGCCCAGGCGATCCAGGTGCCGACGCAGCTGTTGATCTCCGGCTCGGACTTTGTCGTGCACCGCAAACCCCAGGAACAGTTCTTCGATCGCCTGGGCAGTTTGCACAAGGAGAAGCACATCCTGCCGGGGTTCTTCCACGACACCCTCGGCGAGAAGAACCGCGCGCCGGCCATCGCCAGTGCCCGCCGCTTCATCCTGCAAAACTTCGCCCGCCCGCTGGAGCGCCCTTCCCTGCTGGACGCCGATCGCCTGGGCGTGACCTGCGCCGAAGCCGAAACCCTGGCGACGCCGCTGCCGCACAACTCGTTGCGCGACCTGTACTGGCGCATGACCCGCGCCAGCATGCGCTTTGGCAGCAAATTGTCTGCGGGCGTGAAATTGGGCTTCGACACCGGGTTCGACTCCGGCAGTACCCTGGACTACGTCTACCGCAATCGCCCCACCGGCACCTCGGCCGTGGGCAAGATGATTGACCAGAACTACCTGAACTCCATCGGCTGGCGCGGCATTCGTCAGCGCAAAGTGCACGTTGAAGAACTGCTGCGCCTGGCCATGGGCGAGTTGCGCGCCCAAGACCGCGAAGTGCGCATCGTCGATATCGCCGCCGGTCATGGCCGCTACATTCTCGAAGCGCTGCAAGGCGTCAGCCCGTTGCCGGAGTCGATCCTGCTGCGCGACTACAGCGACATCAACGTGCGCGATGGCAGCGCCTTGATCCTCGAAAAGGGCTTGGGTGATATCGCCCGGTTCGTCAAAGGCGACGCGTTTGATCGCCAGGACCTGGCGGCGCTGCAGCCAAAACCGACCCTGGCCGTGGTGTCCGGCTTGTATGAGCTGTTTGCCGATAACCAGATGGTCGGCGGCTCCCTCGCCGGATTGGCCGAAGCGGTAGAGCCTGGCGGTTTCCTGGTCTACACCGGCCAGCCGTGGCACCCGCAACTGGAACTGATCGCCCGCGCCCTCACCAGCCACCGTGCCGGGCAGGCTTGGGTGATGCGTCGGCGTACGCAGGCGGAAATGGATCAACTGGTCGAGGCGGCGGGCTTTCGCAAGATCACCCTGCGGGTCGATGAATGGGGCATCTTCAGCGTTTCGCTGGCCCAGCGAGTGCAGTAA
- a CDS encoding CDP-alcohol phosphatidyltransferase family protein, with amino-acid sequence MPSIYQLKPAFQNLLRPMVQRLYNNGVTANQITVLAGIVSVLVGAVIAWFASHPWIFVLVPIWMFLRMALNAVDGMLAREFGQQSHLGAYLNELCDIIADAALILPFALIPDASLLLVLLVTLLALFSEYAGVLGAMVGASRRYDGPMGKSDRAFVLGVLATGIALGWLGALWVDGVMAVVAALLVYTLVNRVRHGLSQVKENAPSA; translated from the coding sequence ATGCCCTCCATCTACCAACTCAAGCCCGCCTTTCAAAACCTGCTGCGCCCCATGGTTCAACGCCTTTACAACAACGGCGTCACCGCCAACCAGATCACGGTGCTCGCAGGCATCGTTTCAGTCTTGGTCGGTGCGGTGATCGCGTGGTTCGCCAGCCATCCGTGGATCTTCGTCCTGGTGCCGATCTGGATGTTCCTGCGCATGGCGTTGAATGCGGTAGATGGTATGTTGGCGCGGGAGTTTGGTCAGCAATCGCATCTGGGCGCCTACCTCAATGAGCTATGCGATATCATCGCCGACGCTGCCCTGATCCTGCCTTTTGCCCTGATTCCCGATGCCAGTCTGTTGCTCGTGTTGTTGGTCACGCTGTTGGCGCTGTTCAGCGAATACGCAGGCGTGCTGGGGGCGATGGTCGGGGCTTCGCGGCGCTATGACGGGCCGATGGGCAAAAGTGATCGCGCCTTCGTGTTGGGCGTGTTGGCGACCGGTATTGCCCTGGGTTGGCTCGGGGCGCTGTGGGTTGATGGTGTGATGGCGGTGGTTGCCGCCCTGCTGGTTTATACCTTGGTCAATCGGGTCCGTCATGGCCTGAGCCAAGTGAAGGAAAACGCTCCCTCAGCATAA
- a CDS encoding GNAT family N-acetyltransferase — MPQMDWLANHMDKCDQMAEWLHREFSYEFAQQSLASWQQEFAAGQRDGRWKCLIAMEHGQLLGGASLASHDLPDRPELGPWLACVLVAPSARRRGIAAQLIEGVCSHAREVGIITLFLHTHSQRDYYARLGWDVLERFEAWGKEQWLMARCL, encoded by the coding sequence ATGCCACAAATGGATTGGCTCGCCAACCACATGGATAAATGCGACCAGATGGCCGAGTGGCTCCATCGTGAATTCAGCTATGAATTTGCCCAGCAATCCCTCGCCAGTTGGCAGCAGGAGTTCGCCGCAGGGCAGCGCGATGGGCGCTGGAAGTGCCTGATCGCCATGGAACACGGCCAGTTGCTCGGTGGTGCTTCACTGGCCAGTCACGACCTGCCGGATCGGCCAGAGCTGGGGCCGTGGCTGGCTTGCGTGCTCGTCGCCCCCAGTGCCCGACGCAGAGGGATTGCAGCGCAGTTGATCGAAGGTGTCTGCAGCCATGCGCGGGAGGTGGGAATCATCACCTTGTTCCTGCACACCCACAGCCAGCGTGATTATTACGCAAGGCTGGGTTGGGACGTGTTGGAGCGTTTTGAGGCTTGGGGGAAAGAGCAATGGCTGATGGCGCGGTGTTTATAG